The Anopheles coluzzii chromosome 2, AcolN3, whole genome shotgun sequence genome window below encodes:
- the LOC120950298 gene encoding translocon-associated protein subunit delta encodes MVKFVIASAVLCCALGFAVASSCTNPEVKTNFYSTTDATIVSQIGFVTEFTLKCSNAGAEKLPLFAEVLGKLAPVVRIGENKYQVSWNEEIKKASSGSYAVRLFDEESYAAVRKAQRAGEDVQSVKPLTTVTVNFPGAYKGPWVNSEILATGLVGFVAYVAFTTRSKLMA; translated from the exons ATGGTTAAGTTTGTGATCGCATCGGCCGTTTTGTGCTGCGCGCTGGGTTTCGCCGTCGCCAGCTCCTGCACCAACCCGGAGGTGAAAACTAACTTCTACTCCACCACGGATGCCACGATTGTTAGCCAGATTGGGTTTGTAACGGAGTTCACGCTGAAGTGCTCCAACGCGGGAGCTGAAAAACTGCCCCTGTTCGCTGAGGTGCTTGGCAAGCTGGCTCCGGTTGTGCGCATCGGTGAAAACAAGTACCAG GTCAGCTGGAACGAAGAAATCAAGAAGGCTAGCAGCGGCTCGTACGCGGTCCGTCTTTTCGATGAGGAATCTTACGCTGCCGTGCGCAAGGCACAGCGTGCCGGTGAGGACGTCCAATCGGTGAAGCCGCTGACGACCGTCACCGTCAACTTCCCCGGCGCTTACAAGGGACCGTGGGTGAACTCGGAAATCCTGGCTACCGGTTTGGTCGGATTCGTCGCCTACGTTGCGTTTACGACGCGGTCAAAGCTGATGGCTTAA
- the LOC120950295 gene encoding uncharacterized protein LOC120950295, whose amino-acid sequence MNTSKWLPKQHQEVIKLFEQSRQLERELRILGKKFATDINIDLPDYYEFERLLQQSRECFERSAHVQTRLIRMSASSADKNVERSFFKILLNRKAHLIRQNLRKRNLQLIFIINKMIKLMLAATYTSEVVVDGALLLCTLHNESVILAQKTTQARTQTNAQICSNSFPPLMSTPKKVDVGTILQIITKQRAEDCCSTLINCLLTTCKGALSVTNEENESDTSSVEILRALTTNLQGPTEGGKHIDPIQEEMNIRRKASVNMISSGEIHSRGKATPGRKVVVSPIVKPESREPDESEHNDPAIHFFDAMAAEAVAYNSINYLVNEPDGMDLLENLIADEEIFVANVIMKVIKYCPSAFERELTKSELIKWVNRGTRGLWTQVGGSLEHVVLWWSSSPLACRPAACAKYLRDWLSLLQPDEAPEPILSTLKGLGETLTVHVTSTIWDKHFRLAVVSSSLPVDYAFEEGEFCGKNVNVEGTVCGKVWSELLYQLVQLSNTCDIGTIANELPLVEQIPVLHRLDHSIHSMRIWAANKARSLCTDWNMMMFFKVVHSDIGLCLEQLQYIRVPELAADDPLEVQVQVCVALRAKLVSEIKENIIKLKATCTECIDVLAAVCRTTSLASLTLCFPYFKHWQTEALQERANEYVAYFFNQIYLPVIQATKDIEILKLTLKIICEAWLDHIYMKKTKFSSAGALNLLKDFDGVAEWINACEALDERLRETLSHHEVLRMCEGVGKLLLRKPEETISILPSPSKAGKKTDDTADEKAPLPPEMFVPNQKRWLELRARDRRAVNLNCLCLCAGMDVY is encoded by the exons ATGAATACTTCAAAGTGGCTTCCGAAACAGCACCAGGAGGTGATCAAGCTGTTCGAGCAATCGCGCCAGCTGGAACGGGAGCTGCGGATATTGGGCAAGAAGTTTGCTACGGATATTAATATTGATCTACCGGATTACTAT GAATTCGAACGGTTGCTACAACAAAGTCGCGAATGCTTCGAGCGGTCGGCCCACGTGCAGACGCGCCTGATACGAATGTCGGCATCATCGGCGGACAAGAATGTGGAGCGAAGCTTCTTCAAGATTCTGCTGAACCGGAAGGCACATCTAATACGGCAGAACTTGCGTAAGCGCAACTTGCAGctcattttcatcatcaacAAGATG ATCAAGCTCATGCTTGCGGCGACCTACACGTCCGAGGTTGTGGTCGATGGAGCACTGTTACTGTGCACGCTTCACAACGAAAGTGTGATCCTGGCGCAAAAGACTACGCAAGCTCGCACGCAAACAAATGCGCAAATCTGCAGCAATTCGTTCCCCCCGCTAATGTCCACGCCGAAGAAGGTCGACGTGGGAACGATCCTGCAGATCATTACGAAGCAACGGGCCGAGGATTGCTGCAGTACACTGATCAACTGTCTGCTGACCACGTGCAAGGGGGCGCTGAGCGTGACGAACGAGGAGAACGAATCGGACACTTCTAGTGTGGAAATTTTGCGGGCCCTAACGACCAACCTGCAGGGACCAACCGAGGGTGGGAAGCACATTGACCCGATACAGGAAGAGATGAACATTAGGCGCAAAGCGAGTGTGAACATGATATCAAGCGGGGAAATTCACTCCCGCGGAAAGGCTACACCCGGCCGGAAGGTGGTCGTGTCACCGATTGTGAAGCCGGAATCGCGCGAACCAGACGAATCGGAGCATAAT GATCCGGCGATACATTTCTTCGATGCAATGGCCGCCGAAGCGGTGGCGTACAATTCCATCAACTATCTAGTAAACGAACCGGATGGTATGGATTTGCTGGAGAATTTGATTGCTGATGAGGAGATTTTTGTGGCCAACGTTATCATGAAGGTGATCAAGTACTGTCCATCGGCGTTCGAGCGAGAGCTTACGAAATCGGAGCTGATCAAGTGGGTGAACCGGGGCACTCGCGGCCTGTGGACGCAGGTTGGCGGATCGCTCGAGCACGTCGTGCTGTGGTGGAGCTCATCGCCGTTGGCCTGCAGACCGGCGGCCTGTGCTAAGTATCTGCGCGACTGGCTATCGCTGCTGCAGCCGGACGAAGCACCCGAACCGATACTGTCCACCCTGAAGGGGCTGGGGGAAACGCTCACGGTGCATGTGACGAGCACGATCTGGGACAAGCATTTTCGTTTGGCTGTGGTGTCCTCCAGCCTGCCGGTGGACTATGCCTTCGAGGAGGGTGAGTTCTGTGGTAAAAATGTGAAT GTGGAAGGAACCGTTTGTGGGAAGGTTTGGAGTGAGCTGCTTTATCAACTGGTGCAGCTATCGAACACCTGCGACATCGGCACGATTGCCAACGAGCTGCCACTGGTCGAGCAGATACCGGTTCTGCATCGGCTCGATCATTCCATCCATTCCATGCGCATCTGGGCGGCCAACAAGGCCCGGTCGCTCTGTACCGACTGGAACATGATGATGTTCTTCAAGGTGGTCCACAGCGACATAGGCCTGTGCCTGGAGCAGCTACAGTACATACGCGTGCCGGAGCTGGCCGCTGACGATCCGCTGGAGGTGCAGGTACAGGTTTGCGTTGCGCTACGGGCGAAGCTTGTGTCGGAGATAAAGGAAAACATCATCAAGCTGAAGGCGACGTGCACCGAGTGTATCGATGTGCTGGCGGCAGTCTGCCGCACGACGAGCCTTGCCTCGCTAACCCTGTGCTTCCCGTACTTCAAACACTGGCAAACGGAAGCCCTTCAGGAACGGGCCAACGAGTACGTGGCGTACTTTTTCAACCAGATCTATCTGCCCGTGATTCAGGCGAcaaaggacattgaaatactAAAGCTTACGCTGAAGATCATCTGCGAAGCTTGGTTGGATCATATCTATATGAAGAAAACGAAATTCAGCAGCGCTGGGGCGTTGAACTTGCTGAAGGACTTTGACGGTGTGGCGGAGTGGATCAATGCCTGCGAAGCGTTGGATGAACGGTTACGGGAAACCCTGTCCCATCACGAGGTACTGCGGATGTGCGAAGGAGTGGGCAAGCTGCTGCTCCGGAAGCCCGAGGAAACGATATCCATTCTGCCAAGTCCGTCGAAAGCGGGCAAGAAAACCGATG ATACTGCCGACGAAAAAGCGCCACTGCCACCGGAAATGTTTGTTCCGAATCAAAAGCGTTGGTTGGAATTGCGGGCCCGCGACAGACGTGCGGTAAATCTCAACTGTCTGTGCCTTTGTGCCGGGATGGATGTGTACTAG
- the LOC120950293 gene encoding uncharacterized protein LOC120950293 isoform X7 yields the protein MATAAKQSSSGSSPSSTVRTFVEGQEDLDAIAKQISDHAEAIYQTWKARGLAPTEILNCHTGDGAEHAFSQALNPANSPTVGHHPGGTPATGPGSPGASAALPGGASSPSASNATSGVAELLAKAPNLSNNSLEQLVSSFVSEDKARIAAQRQQQQQRVGVRTPTTGTSSAIKSVLQKFERNGAIGGGEEPVSSSGGVSDLGRPSYLRTSGASGSVSKATGHLGVSSGNNNNNNFSTLNKNNVPDVLKDTIVESKPSGGGGTAVREKPQTPVKPEHLLNHVPSWPLKNRVVKTGGGGVGSKAAPGGGVTHSTPGTATPFAKNAAELMDEVSREEERLINALKTGTVLNSSDSILPEVITSTLPDRDVPDYGSVVDHQHQRAGYSAQQPAATMVTAASAANGGGPIVAATNGGTPALNGNGTTNGTTNGTNGHSDTPSVKHWNGVPMKPNHIPILNIHQIREQEKLSMNFTRNVATTRLPKDFGRSAADDKDKNMQPKTIPSPIRPFLSRGSVAERVLIFEKCPEKAPPRERAKEPVKLQSKPVNRLIPPNIHTTLQRHLKNSTKAPYIPQFHFPNGKPPPTITTETTMQRLEQVFDKLPNYECTRDNFQVIVQMCQVPQYWRLPLFMCTQLTPNGAVDGDKFLHFWRQMTSFCHDAASRFVFIMSRGDRTRPYILPEDFAPLIQDVVDTHPGLAFLKEAAEFHSRYVHTVIARIFYNVNRSWTGKITTTELRKSNLLDVIQLLEEEEDINQIMAYFSYEHFYVIYCKFWELDRDHDLYIDQQDLARHNDHALSSRMIERIFSGCVTRSPRRGNNNPMIQGPNGPKMSYTDFVWFLLAEEDKSHPTAIEYWFRCMDVDGDGVLSMYELEYFYEEQQHRMESLGIETLPFEDCLCQMLDMIKPATPGCVTLADLKRCKMTPIFFDTFFNLEKYMEHEQRDPFAQRENDDLTDWDRYAAQEYELLVAEEGGDTQGSHCYIFGQPVLSTMAGGTARMRLPVPSLLQPGVTGTGGIRRSTTTSAVSSTTVHCTSVSATTVHHSRSTAQRGGSCKATSTASSSTSGSGGGGGSSSSGTSHANNSDRKVHGAPEESTGAASQTSMHSSRKMMALDSDPNTFYSAFLVSYDEDEDYEPNIDILESQLDDCILNEW from the exons ATGGCAACGGCAGCGAAACAGTCGTCGTCCGGGAGTTCGCCCTCCAGCACCGTGCGAACGTTCGTCGAGGGACAGGAGGATTTGGATGCGATCGCGAAACAAATCTCCGACCACGCCGAAGCGATCTACCAGACGTGGAAAGCGCGCGGCCTTGCACCGACCGAGATACTGAACTGTCACACCGGCGACGGTGCGGAGCATGCCTTCAGCCAGGCGCTGAACCCGGCCAACTCGCCGACTGTCGGGCATCATCCCGGGGGCACCCCAGCAACCGGTCCGGGGAGTCCGGGAGCATCGGCAGCGTTACCGGGTGGTGCATCCTCACCCAGCGCCTCGAACGCTACTAGTGGTGTAGCGGAACTGCTGGCCAAAGCGCCAAACCTTTCGAACAACAGTCTCGAGCAGCTGGTTAGCTCGTTCGTGAGTGAAGACAAGGCACGCATCGCGGCCCAgcgtcaacagcagcagcagcgtgtcgGTGTCCGTACGCCAACGACCGGCACCAGTTCCGCGATCAAAAGTGTGCTGCAAAAGTTTGAACGAAATGGTGCCATCGGTGGTGGTGAGGAACCAGTGAGCAGTAGCGGTGGTGTGTCCGACTTGGGCCGACCGAGCTACCTGCGTACCAGTGGTGCCAGTGGCTCTGTCAGCAAAGCCACCGGCCATTTGGGTGTTAGTAGtggtaacaacaataacaacaacttCAGCACGCTCAACAAGAACAACGTGCCGGACGTGCTGAAGGATACGATCGTCGAGTCGAAGccgagcggcggcggcgggacCGCAGTGCGCGAAAAACCGCAAACCCCAGTGAAACCGGAGCACCTGCTCAACCATGTGCCGAGCTGGCCGCTAAAGAATCGTGTCGTTAaaaccggcggcggcggcgtcggcTCGAAAGCGGCGCCCGGTGGCGGTGTGACCCACAGCACGCCCGGCACCGCCACCCCTTTCGCCAAGAACGCGGCGGAGCTGATGGATGAGGTGTCCCGGGAGGAGGAACGGCTTATAAACGCGCTGAAAACCGGCACCGTGCTGAACAGCAGTGACAGCATCCTGCCAGAAGTGATCACCTCGACCCTGCCCGACCGGGACGTGCCAGACTACGGTTCGGTGGTGGACCACCAGCATCAACGTGCGGGCTATAGCGCGCAACAGCCCGCTGCAACCATGGTGACCGCGGCGTCGGCGGCCAACGGGGGCGGCCCGATCGTGGCCGCCACCAACGGCGGTACGCCCGCCCTGAACGGCAACGGTACGACGAACGGCACGACGAACGGTACGAACGGCCACAGCGATACGCCGAGCGTAAAGCACTGGAACGGTGTGCCGATGAAGCCGAACCACATACCGATCCTGAACATACACCAGATCCGCGAGCAGGAAAAGCTGTCGATGAACTTTACGCGCAATGTCGCGACGACCCGGCTGCCGAAGGACTTTGGCCGGTCGGCGGCCGATGACAAGGACAAGAACATGCAGCCGAAAACGATACCGAGCCCGATCCGGCCGTTCCTGTCGCGCGGTTCGGTCGCCGAGCGGGTGCTGATCTTTGAAAAGTGCCCGGAAAAGGCACCGCCCCGGGAGCGGGCGAAGGAACCGGTCAAGCTGCAG TCAAAACCTGTCAACCGGCTGATTCCACCAAACATCCACACAACGCTGCAGCGACATTTGAAAAACTCGACCAAAGCCCCCTACATCCCGCA ATTCCATTTCCCCAATGGCAAACCGCCGCCAACGATCACGACGGAAACTACAATGCAGCGATTGGAGCAGGTTTTCGACAAGCTGCCAAACTACGAGTGCACGCGGGACAACTTCCAGGTGATCGTACAGATGTGCCAGGTGCCACAGTACTGGCGCCTGCCGCTGTTCATGTGCACGCAGCTCACCCCGAACGGTGCCGTTGATGGTGACAAATTCCTGCACTTCTGGCGACA AATGACATCATTCTGCCACGATGCGGCATCCCGGTTTGTCTTCATAATGTCCCGGGGGGATCGCACGCGACCGTACATTTTGCCGGAGGACTTTGCCCCACTGATACAGGATGTCGTCGATACGCACCCGGGGCTGGCATTCCTGAAGGAGGCAGCAGAGTTTCACTCCCGCTACGTGCACACCGTGATAGCGCGCATCTTCTACAACGTGAACCGCAGCTGGACGGGCAAGATCACGACCACTGAGCTGCGCAAATCGAACCTGCTGGACGTGATTCAGTtgctggaggaggaggaggacatCAATCAAATCATGGCGTATTTCAGCTACGAGCACTTTTACGTCATCTATTGCAAATTTTGGGAGCTGGATCGCGATCATGATCTCTACATTGACCAGCAGGATCTGGCCCGACATAATGATCACG CACTGTCATCGCGGATGATCGAGAGAATTTTCTCTGGTTGCGTTACGCGAAGTCCGCGGCGAGGAAACAACAATCCGATGATACAGGGTCCGAACGGTCCGAAAATGTCGTACACCGATTTCGTGTGGTTCCTGTTGGCGGAAGAGGATAAGTCACACCCGACTGCCATCGAGTATTGGTTCCGCTGTATGGATGTGGACGGTGACGGTGTCCTCTCGATGTACGAGCTGGAGTACTTCtacgaggagcagcagcatcgcatGGAATCGCTCGGTATCGAAACCCTACCCTTTGAAGACTGCCTGTGTcag ATGCTTGATATGATAAAACCAGCAACTCCTGGCTGTGTAACGTTGGCCGACCTAAAGCGATGCAAAATGACGCCCATTTTCTTCGACACGTTCTTCAATCTGGAGAAGTATATGGAGCACGAGCAGCGTGATCCATTTGCACAGCGCGAAAACGACGAT CTTACTGACTGGGATCGATACGCTGCGCAGGAGTATGAACTGTTGGTGGCTGAGGAAGGAGGAGATACGCAAGG CAGTCATTGCTACATCTTTGGCCAGCCAGTGCTGTCGACCATGGCGGGCGGCACTGCTAGAATGCGGCTGCCCGTGCCATCCTTGTTGCAGCCGGGTGTCACCGGCACTGGTGGTATCAGGCGCAGTACGACGACCTCTGCGGTTAGTAGTACCACCGTGCATTGCACGTCCGTGTCGGCTACGACCGTACACCATTCGCGCTCGACGGCTCAACGCGGCGGCAGTTGCAAGGCCACCAGCACCGCTTCAAGCTCTaccagcggcagcggcggcggcggcggcagttcCAGCAGCGGCACGTCGCATGCAAACAACAGCGATCGCAAAGTGCACGGTGCACCGGAAGAGTCAACCGGTGCTGCATCACAAACATCGATGCACTCGAGCCGCAAAATGATGGCACTCGACAGTGATCCTAATACATTTTATAGCGCATTTCTGGT TTCTTATGATGAGGACGAAGACTACGAGCCAAACATTGATATTCTTGAGTCCCAATTGGACGATTGCATACTGAACGAGTGGTGA
- the LOC120950293 gene encoding uncharacterized protein LOC120950293 isoform X6 → MNDAFDYYYQHLYLLTKQSSSGSSPSSTVRTFVEGQEDLDAIAKQISDHAEAIYQTWKARGLAPTEILNCHTGDGAEHAFSQALNPANSPTVGHHPGGTPATGPGSPGASAALPGGASSPSASNATSGVAELLAKAPNLSNNSLEQLVSSFVSEDKARIAAQRQQQQQRVGVRTPTTGTSSAIKSVLQKFERNGAIGGGEEPVSSSGGVSDLGRPSYLRTSGASGSVSKATGHLGVSSGNNNNNNFSTLNKNNVPDVLKDTIVESKPSGGGGTAVREKPQTPVKPEHLLNHVPSWPLKNRVVKTGGGGVGSKAAPGGGVTHSTPGTATPFAKNAAELMDEVSREEERLINALKTGTVLNSSDSILPEVITSTLPDRDVPDYGSVVDHQHQRAGYSAQQPAATMVTAASAANGGGPIVAATNGGTPALNGNGTTNGTTNGTNGHSDTPSVKHWNGVPMKPNHIPILNIHQIREQEKLSMNFTRNVATTRLPKDFGRSAADDKDKNMQPKTIPSPIRPFLSRGSVAERVLIFEKCPEKAPPRERAKEPVKLQSKPVNRLIPPNIHTTLQRHLKNSTKAPYIPQFHFPNGKPPPTITTETTMQRLEQVFDKLPNYECTRDNFQVIVQMCQVPQYWRLPLFMCTQLTPNGAVDGDKFLHFWRQMTSFCHDAASRFVFIMSRGDRTRPYILPEDFAPLIQDVVDTHPGLAFLKEAAEFHSRYVHTVIARIFYNVNRSWTGKITTTELRKSNLLDVIQLLEEEEDINQIMAYFSYEHFYVIYCKFWELDRDHDLYIDQQDLARHNDHALSSRMIERIFSGCVTRSPRRGNNNPMIQGPNGPKMSYTDFVWFLLAEEDKSHPTAIEYWFRCMDVDGDGVLSMYELEYFYEEQQHRMESLGIETLPFEDCLCQMLDMIKPATPGCVTLADLKRCKMTPIFFDTFFNLEKYMEHEQRDPFAQRENDDLTDWDRYAAQEYELLVAEEGGDTQGSHCYIFGQPVLSTMAGGTARMRLPVPSLLQPGVTGTGGIRRSTTTSAVSSTTVHCTSVSATTVHHSRSTAQRGGSCKATSTASSSTSGSGGGGGSSSSGTSHANNSDRKVHGAPEESTGAASQTSMHSSRKMMALDSDPNTFYSAFLVSYDEDEDYEPNIDILESQLDDCILNEW, encoded by the exons CGAAACAGTCGTCGTCCGGGAGTTCGCCCTCCAGCACCGTGCGAACGTTCGTCGAGGGACAGGAGGATTTGGATGCGATCGCGAAACAAATCTCCGACCACGCCGAAGCGATCTACCAGACGTGGAAAGCGCGCGGCCTTGCACCGACCGAGATACTGAACTGTCACACCGGCGACGGTGCGGAGCATGCCTTCAGCCAGGCGCTGAACCCGGCCAACTCGCCGACTGTCGGGCATCATCCCGGGGGCACCCCAGCAACCGGTCCGGGGAGTCCGGGAGCATCGGCAGCGTTACCGGGTGGTGCATCCTCACCCAGCGCCTCGAACGCTACTAGTGGTGTAGCGGAACTGCTGGCCAAAGCGCCAAACCTTTCGAACAACAGTCTCGAGCAGCTGGTTAGCTCGTTCGTGAGTGAAGACAAGGCACGCATCGCGGCCCAgcgtcaacagcagcagcagcgtgtcgGTGTCCGTACGCCAACGACCGGCACCAGTTCCGCGATCAAAAGTGTGCTGCAAAAGTTTGAACGAAATGGTGCCATCGGTGGTGGTGAGGAACCAGTGAGCAGTAGCGGTGGTGTGTCCGACTTGGGCCGACCGAGCTACCTGCGTACCAGTGGTGCCAGTGGCTCTGTCAGCAAAGCCACCGGCCATTTGGGTGTTAGTAGtggtaacaacaataacaacaacttCAGCACGCTCAACAAGAACAACGTGCCGGACGTGCTGAAGGATACGATCGTCGAGTCGAAGccgagcggcggcggcgggacCGCAGTGCGCGAAAAACCGCAAACCCCAGTGAAACCGGAGCACCTGCTCAACCATGTGCCGAGCTGGCCGCTAAAGAATCGTGTCGTTAaaaccggcggcggcggcgtcggcTCGAAAGCGGCGCCCGGTGGCGGTGTGACCCACAGCACGCCCGGCACCGCCACCCCTTTCGCCAAGAACGCGGCGGAGCTGATGGATGAGGTGTCCCGGGAGGAGGAACGGCTTATAAACGCGCTGAAAACCGGCACCGTGCTGAACAGCAGTGACAGCATCCTGCCAGAAGTGATCACCTCGACCCTGCCCGACCGGGACGTGCCAGACTACGGTTCGGTGGTGGACCACCAGCATCAACGTGCGGGCTATAGCGCGCAACAGCCCGCTGCAACCATGGTGACCGCGGCGTCGGCGGCCAACGGGGGCGGCCCGATCGTGGCCGCCACCAACGGCGGTACGCCCGCCCTGAACGGCAACGGTACGACGAACGGCACGACGAACGGTACGAACGGCCACAGCGATACGCCGAGCGTAAAGCACTGGAACGGTGTGCCGATGAAGCCGAACCACATACCGATCCTGAACATACACCAGATCCGCGAGCAGGAAAAGCTGTCGATGAACTTTACGCGCAATGTCGCGACGACCCGGCTGCCGAAGGACTTTGGCCGGTCGGCGGCCGATGACAAGGACAAGAACATGCAGCCGAAAACGATACCGAGCCCGATCCGGCCGTTCCTGTCGCGCGGTTCGGTCGCCGAGCGGGTGCTGATCTTTGAAAAGTGCCCGGAAAAGGCACCGCCCCGGGAGCGGGCGAAGGAACCGGTCAAGCTGCAG TCAAAACCTGTCAACCGGCTGATTCCACCAAACATCCACACAACGCTGCAGCGACATTTGAAAAACTCGACCAAAGCCCCCTACATCCCGCA ATTCCATTTCCCCAATGGCAAACCGCCGCCAACGATCACGACGGAAACTACAATGCAGCGATTGGAGCAGGTTTTCGACAAGCTGCCAAACTACGAGTGCACGCGGGACAACTTCCAGGTGATCGTACAGATGTGCCAGGTGCCACAGTACTGGCGCCTGCCGCTGTTCATGTGCACGCAGCTCACCCCGAACGGTGCCGTTGATGGTGACAAATTCCTGCACTTCTGGCGACA AATGACATCATTCTGCCACGATGCGGCATCCCGGTTTGTCTTCATAATGTCCCGGGGGGATCGCACGCGACCGTACATTTTGCCGGAGGACTTTGCCCCACTGATACAGGATGTCGTCGATACGCACCCGGGGCTGGCATTCCTGAAGGAGGCAGCAGAGTTTCACTCCCGCTACGTGCACACCGTGATAGCGCGCATCTTCTACAACGTGAACCGCAGCTGGACGGGCAAGATCACGACCACTGAGCTGCGCAAATCGAACCTGCTGGACGTGATTCAGTtgctggaggaggaggaggacatCAATCAAATCATGGCGTATTTCAGCTACGAGCACTTTTACGTCATCTATTGCAAATTTTGGGAGCTGGATCGCGATCATGATCTCTACATTGACCAGCAGGATCTGGCCCGACATAATGATCACG CACTGTCATCGCGGATGATCGAGAGAATTTTCTCTGGTTGCGTTACGCGAAGTCCGCGGCGAGGAAACAACAATCCGATGATACAGGGTCCGAACGGTCCGAAAATGTCGTACACCGATTTCGTGTGGTTCCTGTTGGCGGAAGAGGATAAGTCACACCCGACTGCCATCGAGTATTGGTTCCGCTGTATGGATGTGGACGGTGACGGTGTCCTCTCGATGTACGAGCTGGAGTACTTCtacgaggagcagcagcatcgcatGGAATCGCTCGGTATCGAAACCCTACCCTTTGAAGACTGCCTGTGTcag ATGCTTGATATGATAAAACCAGCAACTCCTGGCTGTGTAACGTTGGCCGACCTAAAGCGATGCAAAATGACGCCCATTTTCTTCGACACGTTCTTCAATCTGGAGAAGTATATGGAGCACGAGCAGCGTGATCCATTTGCACAGCGCGAAAACGACGAT CTTACTGACTGGGATCGATACGCTGCGCAGGAGTATGAACTGTTGGTGGCTGAGGAAGGAGGAGATACGCAAGG CAGTCATTGCTACATCTTTGGCCAGCCAGTGCTGTCGACCATGGCGGGCGGCACTGCTAGAATGCGGCTGCCCGTGCCATCCTTGTTGCAGCCGGGTGTCACCGGCACTGGTGGTATCAGGCGCAGTACGACGACCTCTGCGGTTAGTAGTACCACCGTGCATTGCACGTCCGTGTCGGCTACGACCGTACACCATTCGCGCTCGACGGCTCAACGCGGCGGCAGTTGCAAGGCCACCAGCACCGCTTCAAGCTCTaccagcggcagcggcggcggcggcggcagttcCAGCAGCGGCACGTCGCATGCAAACAACAGCGATCGCAAAGTGCACGGTGCACCGGAAGAGTCAACCGGTGCTGCATCACAAACATCGATGCACTCGAGCCGCAAAATGATGGCACTCGACAGTGATCCTAATACATTTTATAGCGCATTTCTGGT TTCTTATGATGAGGACGAAGACTACGAGCCAAACATTGATATTCTTGAGTCCCAATTGGACGATTGCATACTGAACGAGTGGTGA